From Arachis stenosperma cultivar V10309 chromosome 2, arast.V10309.gnm1.PFL2, whole genome shotgun sequence, one genomic window encodes:
- the LOC130960827 gene encoding uricase-2 isozyme 2-like: protein MAERVEGFNFEQRHGKERVRVARLWKTKEGKHYVVEWRVGISLLSDCVNSYLRDDNSDIVATDTMKNTVYAKAKECSEILSVENFAIELAKHFISFYRQVTTAIVNIVEKPWERIIVDGQPHMHGFKLGFERHTVEAIVKKSGALQLTSGVEGLSVLKTTKSGFEGFIRDKYTALPETRERMLATEVTGLWRYSYESLSSVPQKPLYFMERYDDVKRVLLETFFGPPNVGVYSPSVQSTLYQMARATLNRFPDIDSVQLKMPNIHFLPVNISNTGGQIVKFNDDVYLPTDEPHGSIQATLSRFWSKM, encoded by the exons ATGGCAGAAAGAGTAGAGGGATTCAACTTCGAGCAAAGGCATGGGAAAGAGAGGGTAAGGGTGGCTCGCCTGTGGAAGACGAAGGAAGGAAAACACTACGTTGTGGAGTGGCGAGTCGGCATCAGCCTCCTCTCGGATTGTGTCAACTCTTATCTCCGTGATGACAACTCCGATATAGTTGCCACTGACACCATGAAGAACACT GTATATGCAAAAGCCAAGGAGTGCTCTGAAATACTTTCTGTTGAGAACTTTGCTATTGAGCTTGCCAAGCACTTTATATCATTCTATAGGCAG GTTACTACAGCTATTGTAAACATTGTGGAAAAGCCATGGGAACGCATCATCGTGGATGGTCAACCTCATATGCATG GTTTCAAACTTGGATTTGAGAGGCATACAGTTGAGGCAATAGTAAAAAAGTCTGGTGCTCTACAGTTGACTTCTGGTGTTGAAGGATTATCAGTGCTGAAAACTACTA AGTCTGGTTTTGAAGGGTTTATACGAGACAAGTACACGGCTCTTCCTGAAACACGTGAAAGGATGCTGGCAACAGAAGTAACTGGTCTGTGGAG GTACTCTTATGAATCACTAAGCAGCGTCCCACAGAAGCCACTTTACTTTATGGAGAGGTACGACGATGTTAAAAGAGTTCTGCTTGAAACCTTTTTCGGTCCACCGAATGTGGGGGTGTACAGCCCATCTGTTCAAAGCACTCTCTATCAAATGGCAAGGGCCACATTGAACAG ATTTCCTGACATAGATTCTGTTCAACTAAAGATGCCAAATATTCATTTCCTACCAGTCAATATCTCAAATACAGGTGGTCAAATTGTAAAG TTTAACGATGATGTATACTTACCCACGGACGAGCCACATGGGTCGATTCAAGCTACATTGAGCCGCTTTTGGTCAAAGATGTAG